A part of Rhinoderma darwinii isolate aRhiDar2 chromosome 1, aRhiDar2.hap1, whole genome shotgun sequence genomic DNA contains:
- the LOC142761482 gene encoding uncharacterized protein LOC142761482 — translation MPRQMDVGKLIRLVQERPEVWNTHAESYHDRTLKEAAWEQIAEALFEQEWADSRTRDRLQIVDDVKRRWRSSRDQFRREHGSGARSGDGGPQKRRYMYYDQLLFLREIMDMRPTSDTLDASEEEARPQCSQASEAAAPLVALTPEATREDPGPVASAPEAGQPDQVAPRQAAPRRRRPECDHVEWNGAVLQPAIAVQVLEDCNCGKISVNTPKSMFVEYDVVDVIYLFGTANLNIVIVL, via the exons ATGCCTCGGCAGATGGATGTTGGGAAGCTCATTCGGTTAGTTCAGGAGCGGccggaggtctggaacacccatgcggagtcgtaccatgaccgcacattgaaggaggcagcatgggagcagatagcagaggcgctatttgagcaggagtgggccgacagccgcacccgtgaccggctacaaattg tggacgatgtaaagagacggtggcgcagCTCGAGGGACCAGTTCCGTCGAGAACATGGATCCGGCGCCCGTAGCGGAGATGGTGGTCCCCAAAAACGGCGCTACATGTACTACGAccagctgttgttcctgcgggaaataatggacatgcgacc aactagcgacactctggatgcttcagaagaggaggcacggcccCAGTGTAGCCAGGCGTCCGAAGCCGCTGCTCCCCTGGTCGCCCTCACCCCGGAGGCCACTAGAGAGGATCCTGGcccagtcgcctcagcgcctgaagcaggacaaccggaccaagtggcacctagacaagcagcaccccgccgcagacgtCCTG aaTGTGATCACGTGGAATGGAATGGTGCCGTTTTACAGCCTGCGATTGCAGTACAGGTTTTAGAAGACTGCAATTGTGGTAAAATCAGTGTAAATACACCAAAGAGTATGTTTGTAGAGTATGATGTAGTAGATGTCATTTACCTATTTGGGACTGCTAATTTGAACATCGTGATAGTTCTCTGA